Proteins co-encoded in one Pseudophryne corroboree isolate aPseCor3 chromosome 1, aPseCor3.hap2, whole genome shotgun sequence genomic window:
- the LOC135055812 gene encoding bile acid-CoA:amino acid N-acyltransferase-like isoform X2, whose translation MIGLAVSPGSSLVDEPVKIQAWGLPPQQTITLRAWLEDEKGQIFSSRAFYRSDMEGKVNLESSPAIGGDFEGVYPMGLFWSLKPSIQFFRLIKRDVMGSPWYIHLELYPYQVISLLPEETPGVSKIIERWYVSPGVQRLQIREGRVRGALFLPPGEGPFLGVVDMFGGIGGLTEFRSSLLASRGFAALALAYFAYEDLPQSLFHVDLTYFEEAAQYLQSHPKEPTHPFKVGDRVVVKVLPRNKSPGDFTYGPETEVVAVTRTAVLTEESPTWIHASRVKKKVPRPDLEREASDSSEVRTGADSPDLPPSEERRTEEDEEPVPYLYPGDYLDSPTGPHSPHNM comes from the exons ATGATTGGCCTCGCAGTTTCGCCGGGGAGCTCGCTAGTGGATGAGCCAGTGAAGATCCAGGCCTGGGGCCTCCCACCACAGCAGACCATCACCCTGAGAGCATGGCTGGAGGATGAGAAAGGGCAGATATTTTCCTCCAGAGCTTTCTATAGGAGTGATATGGAGGGGAAAGTAAACCTGGAAAGCTCACCAGCGATTGGTGGAGATTTTGAAGGGGTTTATCCTATGGGTCTGTTCTGGTCTCTGAAGCCATCCATCCAATTCTTCAGACTGATAAAACGTGATGTGATGGGAAGTCCCTGGTATATTCACCTGGAGCTGTATCCTTACCAGGTGATAAGCCTACTGCCTGAAGAAACACCCGGTGTCAGTAAAATCATAGAAAGATGGTACGTGAGTCCTGGGGTACAGAGACTGCAGATAAGAGAAGGCCGAGTCAGAGGAGCGCTCTTCCTCCCACCAG GCGAAGGTCCATTCCTGGGAGTGGTTGACATGTTTGGTGGCATTGGAGGTCTTACAGAATTCCGAAGCAGTCTCCTTGCCAGCCGTGGCTTTGCCGCTCTTGCGTTGGCTTATTTTGCTTATGAGGATCTTCCACAGTCTCTCTTTCATGTAGATCTAACATATTTTGAAGAAGCGGCTCAGTATCTGCAAAGTCATCCAAAA gaacctacacacccctttaaagtcggagacagagtcgtggtgaaggtgctccccaggaacaagagcccaggagacttcacctatggtccagagacagaggtcgtagcagttacccgaacagcagtcctgacagaggaaagtcctacctggatccatgcatcccgagtaaaaaaaaaggttcctagaccagacctagagagggaagcaagtgattccagtgaggtacgaaccggggcagacagccctgacctcccacctagcgaagaaagaagaacagaagaagatgaggaacctgtcccctatctttatcctggggactaccttgatagccctactggccctcactcaccacacaatatgtga